A single window of Liolophura sinensis isolate JHLJ2023 chromosome 6, CUHK_Ljap_v2, whole genome shotgun sequence DNA harbors:
- the LOC135466556 gene encoding LOW QUALITY PROTEIN: spectrin beta chain-like (The sequence of the model RefSeq protein was modified relative to this genomic sequence to represent the inferred CDS: deleted 1 base in 1 codon), with translation MTEIEQFHQGVRWETGQEADDFDGGNSSARLFERSRIKALADEREAVQKKTFLKWVNSHLARVGSRISDLYMDLRDGKNLIKLLEVLSGERLPKPTRGKMRIHCLENVDKALTFLHEQRVHLENMGAHDIVDGSPRLTLGLIWTIILRFQIQDITIEETDNSETKSAKDALLLWCQMKTAGYPNVNVRNFTTSWRDGLAFNAIIHKHRSDLIQYEKLQKSNAIHNLNNAFTVAEEKLGLTRLLDAEDVNVEFPDEKSIITYVVTYYHYFSKMKAESVQGKRIGKVIDNARDTESMVNDYESLTSSLLEWIEQTIVILNDRQFANSLSGVQQQLAAFNTYRTVEKPPKFDEKGNLEVLLFTLQSKMRANNQRPYLPKEGKLISDINKAWDRLEKSEHERELALREELIRQEKLEQLAARFDRKAGMRETWLSENQRLVSQDNFGIDLAAVEAATKKHEAIETDINAYEERVQAVVSVATELEQEDYHDIDRINARKDNVLRLWNYLLELLRARRMRLELSLNLQKIFQEMLYILDWMEEIKARLLSEDYGKHLMGVEDLLQKHNLLEADINVVGERVKTVNTQAQKFVDGDVSEVGGYRPCDPQIIQERMNTLDAAYEELRNLAADRRARLEESRKLWQFFWDMSDEEGWIREKEQLMSSPDLGHDLTSVHLLLNKHKAMEDEMTARHTHLQTVIQVGTDLIEAGHFGKEKIQERIDEINQQWESLIDLAAYRRKRLNEAVDYYQFFADADDVDTWMLDTLRLVSSEDVGKDEASVQSLIKKHKEVTDELKNYQSSIEALHEQAANLGEQDRESPDVQSRLGSIDRRYQELLELAKLRKQRLLDALSLYKLFNEADGVENWVDEKEKFLTTIVVTDDMEEIAIMKHRFESFEHEMNATASQVAVVNQLARQLLQVEHPNAEEIIARQNQLNSRWSHLRELVDQKREDINVAHGIQNFHIECNETISWIHEKAKLIESTDELGNDLAGVMTLQRRLSGMERDLAAIQAKLESLQTEADRLQEEKPEEAQAIREKIAEINNVWMDLKEMLKERDEKLAESGELQRFLGNLDHFQQWLSRTQKTIASEDIPNSLADAEKLLNQHQQLKDEIDAYAPEYAKMKEFGDKVTEGQDDPQYMFLRQRLQALDDGWVELLQMWENRQQLLSQSLNFQMFLRDAKQGEVLLNQQENFLSKEEVPSTIGLLDKQNTLEAAENMIKQHEAFITTMDANDEKVNAVLQFADRLIEDNHYAADKIHKKAQNISERRNANRQRAYEQLDKLKDQMLLQQFLQECEELRDWLQDKMAAAQDETYRDAKNLHSKYVRHQAFESEIAANKDRLFRLQQAGDELMKEKPDAKAQIGPILTELGDQWEDLEDTTKNKGEKLFDSHRAVLYEQSCDDIDGWITGLEAQIVTEDFGKDLTTANLLMQKQNLLEGELKKKNAQVEELEGQASHLKRMDPDKEAEIEARKAAVAERFARIQGPLTERRSQLEKVKRIHQFQRDVEDEKMWIEEKMPLAESTNYGNSLLSVQLLIKKNQSLQKEIDNHEPRVKAVADEGEVLISEGHPQSEEFRAIVDDLLEKWQQLLDAVKARHDRLMLADEAQQYYFDVTEAEAWMSEQELYMMGDERAKDEIGAQNMMKKHQTLENAIEDYAEVVRHLGERSRNLIETEHPESDQIAVRQSQVDKLYAGLKDLTQERRGRLEEVLKLYMMSREIDDLMQWIAEREVVAGSHELGQDYEHVCMLKERFREFARETESIGQERVAGANEICDQLIAAGHSDSAIIAQWKDQLNEAWTDLLELIDTRTQMLQASWELHKFYYDCKDLLERIAEKEHYIPDDLGKDAGSVAALQRKHANFEHDLVTLGNQVQLIQEESGRLQAGYAGDKAQEIQDKEAEVVNAWRNLRLLVETRKLKLADASDLYRFFNLVRDLLLWMDDIIRQMNTQEKPRDVSGVELLMNNHQSLKAEIDAREENFTICINLGKDLLERKHYRSEEVREKLIQLTTQRHSMTEQWEERWEHLQLILEVYQFARDASVAEAWLLAQEPYLLNQDLGDTLDAVETLIKKHEAFEKSAATQEERFGALEKLTTFEIKHKQRLQEEEYKRQHPEEVARAKEEKRRQLIQEFLPPEEPPQPEPVVEKPVGEEKAAGDDGDGALVNGEKEVAEGPTDQPGGARARGKASTLKAATEKKRSRSKSPFGKLFSRKRPEESASSEQVAAPSSSDAEQADGLLNRKHEWESENKKASNRSWDRVFAVLSGPTLSCYKDQKHAKSDPNTRIHREPAIDLSGATCEVAANYTKRPNVFRLRLANGGEYLFQGKDEAEVNLWIGKINAATGSEGASAPQRAQTLPARVEATDPKRDEPKRRSFFTMKKK, from the exons ATGACGGAGATAGAACAGTTCCACCAGGGAGTCCGGTGGGAGACCGGCCAGGAGGCAGATGATTTTGATGGGGGAAATAGCTCAGCCCGCTTGTTTGAAAGGTCGAGGATCAAGGCACTTGCAG ATGAGCGTGAGGCTGTGCAGAAGAAAACTTTCCTAAAATGGGTGAACTCTCACCTGGCCCGTGTAGGCTCACGGATCTCAGACCTGTACATGGATCTGCGTGATGGCAAGAACCTCATCAAACTGCTCGAGGTCTTGTCTGGAGAAAGACTG CCCAAACCAACAAGAGGCAAGATGAGGATCCATTGTTTGGAGAATGTAGACAAAGCCCTGACTTTCCTGCACGAACAGAGAGTGCATCTGGAGAACATGGGAGCCCACGACATTGTGGACGGCAGCCCCCGCTTAACCCTTGGTCTCATTTGGACCATCATTCTTagattccag ATTCAAGACATTACCATAGAGGAGACCGACAACTCTGAGACCAAGTCCGCTAAAGATGCCCTGTTGCTGTGGTGCCAGATGAAGACTGCAGGCTACCCCAATGTTAATGTCAGGAATTTCACTACTAGCTGGAGAGATGGCCTGGCATTCAATGCTATTATACATAAACACAG ATCTGATCTTATCCAGTATGAAAAACTACAGAAATCTAATGCCATACACAATTTGAACAATGCTTTCACTGTTGCGGAGGAAAAGCTGGGCCTCACCAGACTCTTAGATGCCGAAG ATGTTAATGTGGAATTTCCAGATGAGAAATCCATCATCACATATGTTGTCACTTACTACCACTACTTCTCCAAGATGAAGGCTGAGAGTGTacagggaaagagaattggaaaG GTGATTGACAATGCCCGCGACACAGAGAGCATGGTCAATGACTATGAGAGCCTCACCTCCAGTCTCCTTGAGTGGATTGAACAGACCATTGTCATCCTAAATGATCGCCAATTTGCCAACTCACTCTCCGGAGTACAACAACAACTAGCTGCTTTCAATACCTATAGAACTGTAGAAAAGCCACCCAA GTTTGATGAGAAAGGAAACCTGGAAGTTCTCCTGTTCACCCTGCAAAGTAAGATGAGAGCCAACAACCAGAGGCCATACCTGCCCAAAGAGGGTAAACTCATCTCTGACATCAACAAGGCCTGGGATCGCCTGGAGAAATCTGAACACGAGAGAGAGTTAGCCCTCAGAGAGGAGCTCATCAG acaaGAAAAACTGGAGCAGTTGGCTGCAAGATTTGACCGCAAAGCCGGCATGAGAGAGACATGGCTGAGCGAAAACCAACGTCTGGTGTCCCAGGACAACTTTGGTATCGATCTAGCAGCTGTGGAAGCTGCCACGAAGAAACACGAGGCCATCGAGACGGACATCAATGCTTATGAGGAGAGAGTGCAGGCTGTGGTGTCCGTGGCTACAGAGTTAGAACAGGAAGACTACCATGATATAGACAGAATCAATGCCAG GAAGGACAATGTTCTTAGGCTGTGGAACTACTTGTTGGAGTTGTTGAGAGCTCGTCGTATGAGGCTGGAGTTGTCCTTGAACTTACAGAAGATCTTCCAGGAAATGCTCTACATTCTTGACTGGATGGAAGAGATCAAG GCACGGTTGCTTTCAGAAGATTATGGAAAGCACTTGATGGGAGTAGAGGACCTGCTACAAAAACACAACCTGCTGGAGGCTGACATCAATGTGGTAGGGGAGCGAGTGAAGACGGTCAACACCCAGGCCCAGAAGTTTGTGGATGGCGACGTTTCGGAGGTTGGAG GTTACCGCCCTTGTGACCCGCAAATCATCCAGGAGAGGATGAACACACTGGATGCTGCCTATGAGGAACTGAGGAACCTGGCAGCAGACAGAAGAGCTCGCCTGGAGGAGTCACGCAAACTCTGGCAGTTCTTCTGGGACATGTCTGACGAAGAAGGGTGGATTCGCGAGAAAGAACAGCTCATGTCCTCTCCTGATCTGGGCCACGACTTAACCAGTGTACATCTCCTCCTCAACAAACACAag GCAATGGAGGATGAGATGACAGCTAGACACACCCACCTGCAAACAGTCATTCAAGTGGGCACGGATCTCATTGAGGCGGGCCATTTCGGAAAGGAAAAAATACAGGAACGCATTGATGAGATCAACCAGCAGTGGGAAAGTCTCATAGATCTAGCTGCCTATCGCCGCAAGAGGCTGAACGAAGCTGTAGACTACTACCAG TTCTTTGCTGATGCGGATGATGTGGACACATGGATGTTGGATACCCTTCGTCTTGTGTCCAGTGAAGACGTGGGCAAAGACGAGGCCAGTGTTCAGTCTCTTATCAAAAAGCACAAG GAGGTGACAGATGAGCTGAAGAACTATCAGAGCTCTATTGAAGCCCTCCATGAACAGGCAGCAAACCTTGGGGAACAG GATAGAGAATCTCCTGATGTCCAGAGTCGCCTGGGCAGCATTGACAGACGTTACCAGGAGCTGTTAGAGCTGGCCAAGCTCAGAAAGCAGAGGCTCCTCGATGCTCTCTCACTCTACAAACTCTTCAACGAAGCTGATGGCGTAGAGAACTGGGTTGACGAAAAG GAGAAGTTCCTAACCACCATTGTGGTTACGGATGACATGGAGGAGATCGCCATCATGAAGCACAGGTTTGAGAGTTTCGAGCACGAGATGAATGCCACGGCTTCTCAGGTGGCTGTCGTGAACCAGTTGGCTCGTCAACTGTTACAGGTAGAACATCCTAATGCAGAGGAGATCATTGCACGACAGAACCAGCTCAACTCCAG GTGGTCTCACCTGAGGGAATTAGTGGATCAGAAGAGAGAGGACATTAATGTGGCTCATGGAATCCAGAACTTCCACATTGAGTGCAATGAAACCATt AGCTGGATCCATGAGAAGGCTAAGTTGATCGAGTCCACTGACGAACTGGGTAATGACCTGGCTGGTGTCATGACATTACAACGCAGGCTTAGTGGCATGGAGAGAGACTTGGCTGCCATACAGGCAAAG CTGGAATCCCTGCAAACAGAGGCAGATCGTCTCCAGGAAGAGAAACCAGAGGAAGCTCAGGCCATCCGAGAGAAAATAGCCGAGATCAACAATGTCTGGATGGACCTCAAGGAAATG CTCAAAGAGCGAGATGAGAAGTTGGCTGAGTCTGGAGAGCTGCAGCGTTTCTTGGGCAACCTGGACCACTTCCAGCAATGGTTGTCGCGCACCCAGAAGACTATAGCCTCAGAGGACATCCCAAATAGTCTGGCTGACGCAGAGAAACTTCTGAACCAGCACCAGCAGCTGAAGGACGAGATTGATGCCTATGCTCCGGAGTATGCCAAAATGAAGGAGTTTGGCGATAAGGTGACCGAGGGACAGGATGACCCACAGTACATGTTCCTCAGGCAG AGGTTACAAGCCTTGGATGATGGCTGGGTGGAATTGTTACAGATGTGGGAGAACAGACAGCAGCTTCTGTCGCAGAGTCTTAACTTCCAG ATGTTCCTTCGTGATGCGAAACAAGGAGAGGTCTTGTTGAACCAACAGGAGAACTTTTTGTCTAAGGAAGAAGTGCCA AGCACCATTGGACTGCTTGATAAGCAG AATACCCTGGAGGCTGCAGAAAATATGATTAAGCAGCATGAGGCGTTTATCACAACAATGGACGCTAATGATGAGAAGGTCAACGCAGTGCTTCAGTTCGCTGATCGCCTCATCGAGGACAACCACTACGCTGCCGACAAAATCCACAAGAAGGCTCAAAATATCAGCGAAAG gAGAAACGCCAATCGGCAGAGAGCGTATGAACAGCTGGATAAGTTGAAAGACCAGATGCTGTTACAACAGTTTCTGCAAGAGTGTGAAGAG TTGCGAGACTGGTTACAAGATAAGATGGCAGCAGCCCAGGATGAGACGTATAGGGATGCCAAGAACCTTCACAGCAAATATGTCCGTCACCAGGCATTTGAGTCTGAGATCGCTGCAAACAAAGACAGACTGTTCAGGTTACAGCAG GCTGGCGATGAGCTGATGAAGGAGAAACCAGATGCCAAGGCTCAGATTGGACCAATCCTCACTGAACTGGGTGACCAATGGGAAGACTTAGAAGATACGACCAAGAACAAAGGAGAGAAGCTGTTTGATTCTCACCGGGCTGTGCTGTATGAACAGAGCTGTGACGACATTGACGGCTGGATCACAGGGCTGGAGGCACAGATAGTCACAGAGGACTTTGGCAAGGACCTGACAACAGCCAATCTCCTCATGCAGAAACAAAAT CTGCTGGAGGGAGAGTTGAAGAAGAAGAATGCTCAGGTAGAGGAGCTGGAGGGACAGGCCTCACACCTAAAGAGGATGGACCCCGACAAAGAGGCCGAGATTGAGGCCAGGAAGGCGGCTGTGGCAGAAAG ATTTGCCCGTATCCAGGGTCCATTGACAGAGCGCCGCTCCCAGCTGGAGAAGGTTAAGAGAATCCATCAATTCCAGAGAGATGTGGAGGATGAGAAGATGTGGATTGAGGAAAAGATGCCTCTAGCAGAATCCACAAACTATGGCAATAGTTTACTCAGTGTCCAGCTCCTTATTAAAAAGAACCAG TCCCTGCAAAAAGAGATAGATAACCATGAGCCCCGAGTGAAGGCTGTGGCAGATGAGGGAGAAGTACTGATCAGTGAGGGACACCCCCAGTCTGAAGAGTTTAGGGCTATTGTAGATGACCTGTTAGAGAAGTGGCAGCAGTTACTGGACGCCGTCAAAGCCAGACATGACAGGCTCATGTTAGCGGATGAGGCACAACAG TACTATTTTGATGTGACTGAAGCAGAGGCCTGGATGAGTGAACAGGAGCTGTACATGATGGGTGATGAGCGGGCCAAGGATGAGATCGGTGCTCAAAACATGATGAAGAAACATCAGACCCTGGAAAATGCCATAGAGGATTATGCAGAGGTGGTGCGCCACCTAGGGGAAAGGAGTCGCAATCTCATTGAGACAGAACATCCAGAGAG CGATCAGATAGCGGTGCGACAGTCGCAGGTCGACAAGCTGTATGCTGGCCTGAAGGATCTGACCCAGGAGAGGAGAGGCCGTCTTGAGGAAGTGCTCAAACTGTACATGATGAGCAGAGAGATTGATGACCTCATGCAGTGGATCGCAGAGAGGGAGGTGGTGGCTGGTTCCCATGAACTGGGCCAGGACTACGAACATGTCTGC ATGCTAAAAGAACGATTCCGAGAGTTTGCCAGGGAAACAGAAAGCATTGGTCAGGAGCGAGTGGCAGGGGCCAATGAGATCTGTGATCAGTTGATAGCAGCAGGCCATTCGGACTCGGCAATCATTGCCCAGTGGAAAGACCAACTGAATGAGGCATGGACAGACTTACTGGAGCTGATAGATACGAGAACACAGATGCTACAAGCTTCATGGGAGCTGCACAAGTTCTACTATGACTGCAAGGACTTACTGGAGAGGATAGCT GAAAAGGAGCACTACATCCCTGATGACCTGGGCAAAGATGCTGGATCCGTGGCTGCACTGCAGAGGAAACATGCCAACTTTGAACATGATTTAGTTACCTTAGGAAACCAG GTTCAGCTGATTCAGGAGGAGTCCGGCCGTCTTCAGGCAGGCTATGCTGGAGACAAGGCTCAGGAAATTCAGGACAAAGAGGCTGAGGTGGTGAACGCTTGGAGGAACCTCAGACTGCTTGTAGAGACGCGTAAACTCAAGCTGGCCGACGCCAGCGATTTGTATAGATTCTTCAATTTAGTGCGCGACCTCCTTTTGTGGATGGACGATATCATCAGGCAGATGAATACTCAAGAAAAGCCAAG GGATGTGTCCGGTGTTGAACTGCTGATGAACAACCACCAGAGTTTGAAGGCAGAGATTGATGCTAGAGAAGAGAATTTCACCATCTGTATTAACCTAGGCAAAGATCTGCTGGAAAGGAAACACTACAGATCGGAAGAG GTGAGAGAGAAGTTGATACAACTGACCACACAGAGGCACAGCATGACAGAACAGTGGGAGGAACGCTGGGAACATCTGCAACTAA TTTTGGAGGTGTACCAATTTGCAAGAGATGCTTCTGTGGCAGAGGCATGGCTGTTAGCCCAAGAACCATACTTATTGAACCAAGATTTAGGT GATACATTAGATGCTGTAGAGACACTTATCAAGAAGCATGAGGCCTTTGAGAAGTCTGCTGCAACACAGGAGGAACGATTTGGAGCTTTAGAAAAATTGACAACA TTTGAAATCAAGCACAAACAGAGGTTACAGGAGGAAGAATACAAACGACAACATCCAGAGGAAGTGGCAAGGGCTAAGGAGGAGAAGAGGAGACAACTCATACAGGAATTCTTACCACCAGAAGAACC ACCTCAGCCAGAACCTGTGGTGGAGAAACCAGTAGGAGAGGAGAAGGCCGCTGGAGACGACGGGGATGGAGCGTTAGTGAACGGGGAAAAGGAAGTGGCTGAGGGACCTACAGATCAACCAG GCGGAGCTCGAGCACGGGGGAAGGCCAGTACACTGAAAG CGGCCACAGAAAAGAAACGGTCTCGATCCAAGTCCCCCTTTGGAAAGCTGTTTTCTCGAAAACGGCCGGAGGAGTCCGCCTCGTCAG AACAAGTGGCTGCTCCATCCAGCAGTGACGCAGAACAGGCTGATGGCCTGCTCAACAGAAAACATGAGTGGGAATCCGAAAATAAGAAAGCTTCCAACAG ATCCTGGGACAGGGTGTTTGCTGTATTAAGTGGACCAACACTATCCTGTTACAAAGACCAGAAACATGCCAAGAGC GATCCCAATACTCGAATTCACCGGGAACCTGCAATAGACTTGTCCGGAGCGACTTGTGAAGTGGCAGCCAACTACACAAAACGACCAAACGTGTTCCGCCTGAGACTTGCCAACGGTGGGGAGTACCTTTTCCAGGGCAAAGACGAG gctgAAGTGAACTTGTGGATTGGCAAGATCAATGCTGCCACAGGGAGTGAGGGAGCCAGCGCCCCACAGAGAGCACAG ACCCTCCCAGCCAGGGTTGAGGCAACAGACCCGAAGCGGGACGAGCCCAAGCGACGCAGCTTCTTTAccatgaagaaaaaataa